The genomic region CAACAATAACTAATAAAAATTAGCAATTGTAGATCGGAATGCTTCAGGGTATATCATATTTTGGGCTAAATGTCAATCAAGGGGCGATCGCAACACAAAGGCGTCTTCAAATAGGGTCGTTTCCCCCGCGATCTGACGGGTCGATTGCGACGATTTTAACTTCAATTCTTGTAACCGTATAGGACGGGCAAAAGCCCGCCCAAAATCGCTTTAAGGCAACCAAAAATCGGGTAAATAGCTATTGGCAAACTCGCGCAGCCTTTGATTGACTTGGCGGGCGATCGCGATATGAGGTTCGTCGGCTTCTACGGGGATAATTTCCGCTTTTTGACCGCGACCGAAGCGATCGATAATTAAATTAGCCGCTTCCAATCCGGTGACGTAGGCTTTTTCTTGAGACCAAGAACCGTGACGGTTGACAATCCAATCGCCACTCATCAATAAATTGTTAAAACTGGTTTCAACTGGAAGCATATACTGATAGCTTCCTGGGGAAAAGTGGGTAACGGCTTGACCTAAGCGAATGACGCTGCTGTCAATAATTTCTGCATTGCGAAATGCCGGAATACAGGTACTGATATCTTGCTTGACTTTAGCGATAATTTGGCGATCGTCTTGTACCATTAGTTGATTGGCGTGGTAAAAATCTGCTTCGATGACGGTTCCCGGTTCGTCGAGATATTCGTCGTGTAAGCTATTGAGATCGAAAAACGTCCATCCGGTGGTTCGATCGAAACCAAAACAAGCATTAGAAGCACGAGGAATATTAATTTTGCGATCGCACCACAAGCGAGTAGCGACGACATCAATCCCGCTTAAATTCTGCAAGTTTTGAAATTCCGGACGGCTTTTCAATACCGAACTTCCGGCGACAATCTTTTTCATTCCATTAATACCGACGGCAAAAATAACCGCATCGGCATCAAATTTTTCATCGCCACAAATGACCGCATTAATTTTACCGGATTCGTCAATTTGTACGTCGGTTACGCGGCGTTGAGTACGGATTCTTCCCCCAGCTTGTTCGATGCGATCGCACCAGGGACGAAAGATTTTTTCGCCGACGGTTCCCCGACACCAGACGACGTCAAAATTGGGCTGGTGCGCCAAAATAAAGTAGTAAAGCATTCCTAAAGCTGCCGCCGCCGAACATTGTTCGCCGGGCGCAAACAAGCCGACGAGTAACATCGGTTCAAACGCATCGCGATAGAGGCGCGCGGAGACGCCGAACTCTTTAAATAATTCGCGGGCAGTGACGCAATCGTAGCGCTGCCAAGCTTCTGAGGAATTGTCGAAATCTAATAAAGCATAGAGTAAGGGCAGGGCCGAGAGGCGATCGAGGAAGGGTAAGCGCTTGAATTGCGGGTAAAGAAATGTCCCCAAAGGGGTCGGTAAAAGAGGCTCATTTTGGAAAATTGGTGATTCAACTTCCAATCCTGCCGGGGAATATTGAGCCGATCGCGTCCACGGTGTAAACGGGTCGAGTCCTAATTGGTTGATTTGGGCGAAAATATTGCGATAGGGATACCAAAACCCGTGGATTCCGGCTTCTACCGATCGCCCGGCGGCTGTTTTCCATCCGGCGACCAAACCGCCAGGATAGGCGCCCGCTTCGAGGAGGGTGACGTCGTAGCCCTGTTTTACGAGGGTGTCGGTGGCCCCCAAACCCGCCCATCCGGCGCCGACCACGACGATTTTAGGGGCTTGCAATCCATCGGTCATAGTTGTTGCTGAAATTAGTTTGATTTGAAGGTTCGGGAATGGCGATCGATTGAAAAGGGGCGATTGCCCCTCTCAAACTCATCGGAAACCCTCTCAAAACTTTAACGAAAATTGAGCTTAATTTGAAGCGAGCGCCTGGCATATTTGAGGGATTTGATTGTATTTTTTAAGGGTTCAATGGGGCGATCGCTTCAAAGTCGATTGCAGGTCAATTTCGATCGATCTTGAACGAGAGCAATTGTCTGTAGGATAAGGTGACGGTTTTATTCTCATTTCTTTTAGGCTTTTTCTATTAAGGCGATCGCCCCAGCCTCACTCCAATCCGCCTGAGAATGAGAATCAAACAATCTAACTCTGGCCGGATCCCATTGAGACCCACTTTATTAACTTTTACCCAAGATTTAATGCTTCTGACTTTAATTAGTATTGACGAACGTAAAGATATAGGCGTTATTTTCAATGTTTTTGAAGGCTTGACATATAATTAAACTCTGGCGATCGCCTAGTCTTATAAAATGATGGAACCTCTATAAAATCAGCTTTGAAAAGGTGAAATAAAAATTAGCAATCGCGCGATCGTCTCGACCTCACCCCCAATCTACTTTGTTCGATCGTTTTCCAACTTTAACAACCGATCTAAGCAATCGATTCAAATGAGATATTAATCATCAATTTAAAGGAAGGTGTGAATTTAGATAATATCGGCAATATAAAAAATATCAATCCTTCAATATTCTCTAAAATCGAATCATTTTTGTTGATTAAAAATCTTCATCTTTGAATCATTTACTGTTAAAAATAATTTAAATATAAACCGTCTTAAAAAGATAGTAAAAATAAAAAGAAGAGGAACCTCTCATGCTCGTGACCTTAAATATGAGAAATCGCATGATTTTCGGTTATGCAATTCCGGTCTTAATTGCGTTGGGAGGACTGGTCGCTTTAGTTTATGTTTCTGCCGACAAAGTAAAACAAGCTTTCTCTAAAGTCGAGCAAGTTCAAGAGAAAATTTTAACTGTCAATGAGATGGTTTTAGCGGCAGAGGGGATGATCGATACCAGTCGCGGCTACCTCATCAACCAAGATCCTGTTTTTTTAACGAGATACGATGTATTTGTCAAAGTTTTTGAAGAAAGTAGCAAAAACAGCGAAGCTTTAATGCAAAAGGACGAACATAAAGAAATTGTCAACCAGACGATTGCCTTGATTGAGGAATATCGGTTATTTTCAGACCAATTGCTCGCTTTGGCTAAAGCGGGTAAAAAAGCCGAAGCAACTTCTCTCTTTTCTACAGGACAAGGACGCAAGATTGTCGATCGCATCTACGAACTTAAAGAGGAGTTCGATCGCGTCAAAATTGACTCCTTAAAAGAAGAAAACAGGACTTCTACACAAACTCTGGCATCCTTAATTTTTTGGCTACTAATTGGGTCGTTTGCTTTAGTTTTGGTAGTGATTATCGTAGCCGTTTTTATTTCTTCAGGAATCACTAAAATTGTCAAAGAAGCGACCAATGCGATCGCCTCATCTTCCCAAGAAATTGCGGCGACAATCGAGCAACAAGAACGAATTATCAACCAACAAGCGACATCGGTCAATCAAACAACAACGACGATGAATGAGTTGGGAAGTTCTTCTAAAGCGACTGCCAAACAAGCAGAATCGTCGGCCAAAAATGCTAATGAAGTTTTAAGTTTAGCAGAATCTTCCTCGGAAGGAGCCAATCAAGTTTTAGATTTAGCACAAGAGGGAACCACTTCCGTCGGTCGGACGATGGAAGGGATGAGTCAGTTACAAAATAAAGTAGAAGCGATCGCGCAAGAAATTAGGAATTTAAGCGAACAAAATACGCAAATTAGTACGATTACTAACCTCGTCACTGATATTGCCAATCAAACGAATATGTTAGCTTTAAATGCAGCCGTTGAAGCGGTTAGGGCGGGAGAAAATGGAAAAGGATTTGGAGTCATCGCTACGGAAATTCGTAAACTCGCGGATCAAAGTAAATCTTCGGCGCAGAAAATTAATACTTTAGTAATCAATATTGAAGAGGCGATCGAATCGACAGTAATGGCGACTGAAGAAGGAACAAAAACTGTAAAATATAGTATGGAGCTTTCGCAAGTGACTGCCGAAGCTTTCGCTCAAGTCACTGAAGCGATTGACAATATTATCCTTCGCAATCAAGATATGTCGCGCAATGCAATCGAACAAGTCGTCGTCAATTCTCAACAAATTTCACTGACGACCAAACAACAGGCGATCGCCATCAATCAAGTGGTTGAAGCGATGAATACTCTCAATCAAGGTGCCGTCGAAACAGTGAGCGGGATTAACCAAACACGCATTGGCGTCCAAAAATTAAACCAAGCCGCTCAAGATTTGAACGCTTTGGTTTAAACTGAAACAGTCACAAAGCGATCGCATGGAAGGCGCGATCGCCGTAACCTTTGACAGCTTTAACCCGGGGGCCATTGCATCTGACGACCGCCGAGAATATGCAAGTGCAAATGATAAACCGTTTGTCCGCCATCGGCGTCGGTATTAATGACAATTCGATAGCCATTTCCGAGTCCGGCTTCGGCAGCAACTTGCTTTGCTGTTAATAATAAATGACCCAACAAATCGCGATCGTCTTCTTGAGCTTCTGAGAGTTTAACAATTGGCTTTTTCGGAATCACCAAAATATGAACGGGTGCTTGTGGGTGAATGTCGGTAAACGCCAATGCTAAATCATCTTCATAGACAATATTAGCCGGGATTTCTCGGTTGATAATCTTAGAAAAAATGGTGGGTTGGTTTTCGCTCATTGGCTATTCGTGATTCGTGAAAAAATCGCTTGCGATTCGACAAATTTAGAGATCGGAATCTTTCTGAATCCGATAGCGATCGCCGTTATCACAATCCTAAATCATTTGGAACAATAAGGCGATAGAATCTTAACCCAATTTCCCTAGACGGTTAACTCCGAAGTCGTCCGAGGCAGACTCAATAAGACAGGCTCGGGGCTTGATGAAGGTAGGTATTGTCCGCCAGTTGCTTCAAAATGAAGTCGGCAATATCGGCCCGTGAAATTTTGAGCTGGGAACTGCGATCGGTACCCGGGAAACCGTGACGGTAGCGACCCGTGCGTTCCCCATCCAAAAAAGCACCCGGGCGCACGATTGTCCAATCGAGCTGACTCTGACGAACGTAGTCCTCCTGTTTTTCATGGTCGGCAAAGACATTCCGCAGAATCAGACCGAACATGATGTATTTCCAATAGAAATTGAGACTCCCCCAGCTATCTCCCGCTCCCAGAGTGGACTGGCAAATCAGACGGCGAACCCCTGTTGCTTCCATCGCTCGAACGATCTGTTGGGTCCCGCGCGATCGCACCGTCCCCGTCAGCTTTTTGCCCGAACCAAGGACACAGACCACCGCATCT from Oxynema aestuarii AP17 harbors:
- a CDS encoding hydroxysqualene dehydroxylase; protein product: MTDGLQAPKIVVVGAGWAGLGATDTLVKQGYDVTLLEAGAYPGGLVAGWKTAAGRSVEAGIHGFWYPYRNIFAQINQLGLDPFTPWTRSAQYSPAGLEVESPIFQNEPLLPTPLGTFLYPQFKRLPFLDRLSALPLLYALLDFDNSSEAWQRYDCVTARELFKEFGVSARLYRDAFEPMLLVGLFAPGEQCSAAAALGMLYYFILAHQPNFDVVWCRGTVGEKIFRPWCDRIEQAGGRIRTQRRVTDVQIDESGKINAVICGDEKFDADAVIFAVGINGMKKIVAGSSVLKSRPEFQNLQNLSGIDVVATRLWCDRKINIPRASNACFGFDRTTGWTFFDLNSLHDEYLDEPGTVIEADFYHANQLMVQDDRQIIAKVKQDISTCIPAFRNAEIIDSSVIRLGQAVTHFSPGSYQYMLPVETSFNNLLMSGDWIVNRHGSWSQEKAYVTGLEAANLIIDRFGRGQKAEIIPVEADEPHIAIARQVNQRLREFANSYLPDFWLP
- a CDS encoding methyl-accepting chemotaxis protein, which codes for MLVTLNMRNRMIFGYAIPVLIALGGLVALVYVSADKVKQAFSKVEQVQEKILTVNEMVLAAEGMIDTSRGYLINQDPVFLTRYDVFVKVFEESSKNSEALMQKDEHKEIVNQTIALIEEYRLFSDQLLALAKAGKKAEATSLFSTGQGRKIVDRIYELKEEFDRVKIDSLKEENRTSTQTLASLIFWLLIGSFALVLVVIIVAVFISSGITKIVKEATNAIASSSQEIAATIEQQERIINQQATSVNQTTTTMNELGSSSKATAKQAESSAKNANEVLSLAESSSEGANQVLDLAQEGTTSVGRTMEGMSQLQNKVEAIAQEIRNLSEQNTQISTITNLVTDIANQTNMLALNAAVEAVRAGENGKGFGVIATEIRKLADQSKSSAQKINTLVINIEEAIESTVMATEEGTKTVKYSMELSQVTAEAFAQVTEAIDNIILRNQDMSRNAIEQVVVNSQQISLTTKQQAIAINQVVEAMNTLNQGAVETVSGINQTRIGVQKLNQAAQDLNALV
- a CDS encoding histidine triad nucleotide-binding protein is translated as MSENQPTIFSKIINREIPANIVYEDDLALAFTDIHPQAPVHILVIPKKPIVKLSEAQEDDRDLLGHLLLTAKQVAAEAGLGNGYRIVINTDADGGQTVYHLHLHILGGRQMQWPPG
- a CDS encoding NAD(P)-dependent oxidoreductase, yielding MKLIIFGATGTVGRQVVEQALTQGHLVTAFARNPDRLEIEHPQLSRVRGDVMEFSVVKQAIEGQDAVVCVLGSGKKLTGTVRSRGTQQIVRAMEATGVRRLICQSTLGAGDSWGSLNFYWKYIMFGLILRNVFADHEKQEDYVRQSQLDWTIVRPGAFLDGERTGRYRHGFPGTDRSSQLKISRADIADFILKQLADNTYLHQAPSLSY